The following are encoded in a window of Acidobacteriota bacterium genomic DNA:
- a CDS encoding sigma-70 family RNA polymerase sigma factor has product MYEPVGAPARPNEHPEDAALVRKAQQGDMDAFEDLVRKYQHRIYGLCRRLTGAHQSADDLAQETFIKAYLALGRFDAQWPLYPWLRKIAVNSGLNYLKARGRERPIEDGPLGDRRAPAAARGDDPEERLEQAEFQARLDLAVESLPADQKSVFVLRFHESLSYEEISRTLDLPLGTVMSRLNRARQKLKDLLADSLGRGA; this is encoded by the coding sequence ATGTATGAACCTGTGGGAGCTCCGGCGAGACCGAACGAGCATCCGGAGGATGCCGCCCTCGTCAGGAAAGCCCAGCAGGGAGACATGGACGCCTTCGAGGACCTGGTCCGGAAGTACCAGCACAGGATCTATGGCCTGTGCCGGCGCCTGACCGGGGCGCACCAGTCGGCCGACGACCTGGCCCAGGAAACGTTCATCAAGGCCTATCTGGCGCTGGGCCGGTTCGACGCTCAATGGCCGCTTTACCCCTGGCTCAGGAAGATCGCCGTCAACTCCGGGCTGAACTACCTCAAGGCCCGGGGCCGGGAGAGGCCGATCGAGGACGGCCCGCTCGGCGACCGGCGCGCGCCGGCGGCGGCCCGGGGCGACGACCCCGAGGAACGGCTGGAGCAGGCCGAGTTCCAAGCCAGGCTCGACCTGGCGGTGGAATCCCTTCCCGCCGACCAGAAAAGCGTCTTCGTCCTGAGGTTCCACGAGAGCCTGAGCTACGAGGAGATCTCGCGGACGCTCGACCTGCCGCTCGGCACCGTCATGTCGCGGCTCAACCGGGCCCGCCAGAAGCTCAAGGACCTTCTGGCGGATTCCCTGGGAAGGGGAGCTTGA
- a CDS encoding cytochrome c biogenesis protein ResB, whose protein sequence is MKKLFSSVKLAIVLIIVITAASIVGTLIPQNRGAAEYAARYGGLAGLFTGLRLTGLYQSWWYLALLFFFAVNTVVCTLTRLGPKWRRAFGPARDMDAKALSAMRPGVRFRLPGPLPEARAAVAAALRARRYVLDESARDGKVVVLARKKRLGWFGSDVVHLGLLVVLAGGLASGLGGRRSDLALREGQTSGVPRASFQVRLDKFETEYYPRGGVKAWKSTVTVVEGGAAVLTRIVKVNEPLRYKGYSFYQSAYGLNWDAARLGLEIHKPGDPAFARAVALGVGEPAAINDQDVTRILVRRFVPDFVIGEGNQVRSRSEAPNNPAALAEAWKGEEKVFSGWIFAKYPDFGHGPAARIALVLKDYAAAPYSVLEAAKDPGVGLIWLGCALVTAGFFLAFYWPPREIRVVLEEAQGRVELAAGGQADKSRDPFQAEFDALFGAIRRPE, encoded by the coding sequence ATGAAGAAGCTCTTCTCGTCGGTCAAGCTGGCCATCGTCCTGATCATCGTCATCACGGCCGCCTCGATCGTCGGCACGCTCATCCCCCAGAACCGGGGCGCGGCCGAATACGCCGCCCGCTACGGCGGCCTCGCGGGGCTCTTCACCGGGCTCCGTCTGACCGGCCTCTATCAATCGTGGTGGTACCTGGCCCTCCTTTTCTTCTTCGCCGTGAACACCGTCGTCTGCACCCTGACCCGGCTCGGCCCCAAGTGGCGGCGGGCTTTCGGCCCGGCCCGGGATATGGACGCCAAGGCGCTCTCGGCCATGCGGCCGGGCGTCAGGTTCCGGCTGCCGGGGCCGCTCCCCGAGGCCCGGGCCGCGGTCGCCGCCGCTCTACGGGCCCGACGCTACGTCCTGGACGAATCCGCCCGGGACGGGAAGGTCGTCGTCCTGGCCCGGAAGAAACGCCTGGGCTGGTTCGGTTCGGACGTCGTCCACCTTGGATTGCTCGTCGTCCTGGCCGGGGGGCTGGCCAGCGGTCTCGGCGGCCGCCGGTCCGACCTGGCGCTTCGGGAGGGCCAGACCTCCGGCGTTCCCCGGGCCTCCTTCCAGGTGCGCCTGGATAAGTTCGAAACGGAGTACTATCCCCGGGGCGGGGTCAAGGCCTGGAAGAGCACGGTGACCGTGGTCGAGGGCGGCGCGGCCGTCCTCACCCGGATCGTCAAGGTCAACGAGCCGCTCCGCTACAAGGGCTATTCTTTCTATCAGTCGGCCTACGGCCTGAACTGGGACGCCGCGCGCCTGGGCCTCGAGATCCATAAGCCCGGCGACCCGGCCTTCGCCCGGGCCGTGGCCCTCGGCGTCGGCGAGCCGGCCGCGATCAACGATCAGGACGTCACCCGGATCCTGGTCCGCCGGTTCGTGCCCGACTTCGTCATCGGCGAGGGGAACCAGGTCCGGAGCCGGTCCGAGGCGCCGAACAACCCCGCCGCGCTGGCCGAAGCCTGGAAAGGGGAAGAAAAGGTCTTTTCCGGCTGGATCTTCGCCAAGTACCCGGACTTCGGGCACGGGCCCGCGGCCCGGATCGCGCTCGTCCTGAAAGACTATGCGGCCGCGCCCTATTCCGTTCTCGAGGCGGCCAAGGACCCCGGCGTGGGCCTCATCTGGCTCGGCTGCGCCCTGGTCACGGCCGGGTTCTTCCTGGCCTTCTACTGGCCGCCCCGCGAGATCAGGGTCGTCCTCGAAGAGGCCCAGGGACGGGTCGAGCTGGCCGCCGGCGGCCAGGCGGACAAGAGCCGGGATCCGTTCCAGGCCGAGTTCGACGCCCTGTTCGGAGCGATCAGGAGGCCCGAATGA
- the ccsA gene encoding cytochrome c biogenesis protein CcsA, whose protein sequence is MTESTLFTIAFALYAVSLVIYFVTLLVKRDKGSRAAYVLALGGFLFHAAALAVRTAASGHAPFTNMYESLSFLSWAIVLALLVFARPSRAPRLGPCLMLIVVGLVALASSPLMPKEAAPLVPALQSYWLWLHVSVTLLGEAFFAVAFVASILYIATPAPDKKERFDALAYRAVAVGFPLFTLGGLIFGMIWAYRAWGRYWAWDPKEVWSLITWLVFALYLHTRIVMGWKGKRSAVIAIVGFLAALFTYFGVNYLLTGLHSYA, encoded by the coding sequence ATGACCGAGTCGACGCTTTTCACCATCGCCTTCGCCCTGTACGCCGTTTCGCTCGTGATCTACTTCGTCACGCTCCTCGTCAAGCGGGACAAAGGATCCAGGGCGGCCTACGTCCTGGCCCTCGGCGGCTTCCTCTTCCATGCCGCGGCGCTGGCCGTCCGGACCGCGGCCAGCGGCCACGCGCCGTTCACGAACATGTACGAGTCGCTGTCGTTCCTGTCCTGGGCCATCGTCCTGGCCCTGCTCGTCTTCGCCCGGCCCTCGCGGGCGCCCCGGCTCGGCCCCTGCCTGATGCTGATCGTCGTCGGCCTGGTCGCCCTGGCCTCGTCGCCGCTCATGCCCAAGGAGGCGGCGCCGCTCGTCCCCGCCCTCCAGAGCTACTGGCTCTGGCTCCACGTCTCCGTGACCCTGCTCGGAGAGGCCTTCTTCGCCGTGGCCTTCGTCGCCAGCATCCTCTACATCGCAACCCCGGCCCCGGACAAGAAAGAGCGCTTCGACGCCCTGGCCTACCGGGCCGTGGCCGTGGGCTTCCCCCTCTTCACCCTCGGCGGGCTCATCTTCGGCATGATCTGGGCCTACCGGGCCTGGGGCCGCTACTGGGCCTGGGACCCCAAGGAAGTGTGGAGCCTGATCACCTGGCTCGTGTTCGCGCTCTACCTCCACACCCGGATCGTCATGGGCTGGAAGGGGAAGAGGTCGGCCGTCATCGCCATCGTCGGCTTCCTGGCCGCGCTGTTCACCTACTTCGGGGTCAATTATCTCCTGACCGGTCTCCACAGCTACGCCTGA
- a CDS encoding multiheme c-type cytochrome yields MKKVLLSVIVVLAVVFLALLLAAQDRKYAGASACKLCHKSEPQGRQYVIWQESAHARSFAALSTAAAASIANGAGVADAAGSPLCLGCHAPLADSAPDLKAEGVSCEACHGPGRAYKKLFIMEDHGKAVENGLVAYPSASAIEAGCRACHESAHGKAFDFEKAWGMIKHPVPAR; encoded by the coding sequence ATGAAGAAGGTACTCCTTTCCGTCATCGTCGTCCTGGCCGTCGTTTTCCTGGCGCTCCTGCTGGCCGCCCAGGACCGGAAATACGCCGGCGCCTCCGCCTGCAAGCTCTGCCATAAGTCCGAGCCTCAGGGGCGTCAGTACGTCATCTGGCAGGAGAGCGCGCACGCCAGGTCGTTCGCCGCGCTGAGCACGGCGGCGGCCGCCTCGATCGCCAACGGCGCCGGCGTCGCCGACGCGGCCGGAAGCCCCCTTTGCCTCGGCTGCCACGCCCCGCTCGCGGACAGTGCGCCGGATCTCAAGGCCGAGGGCGTGAGCTGCGAGGCCTGCCACGGTCCCGGCCGCGCTTACAAGAAGCTCTTCATCATGGAGGACCACGGCAAGGCGGTCGAGAACGGTCTCGTCGCTTATCCCAGCGCGTCGGCCATCGAGGCCGGCTGCCGGGCTTGCCACGAGAGCGCCCACGGAAAGGCCTTCGACTTCGAAAAGGCCTGGGGCATGATCAAGCACCCCGTGCCCGCCAGGTGA
- a CDS encoding energy transducer TonB, whose protein sequence is MFQDAMFVPERNWRSRAAALPAAALLHGVALALLVALPLMKTVKPPQIGVENVIVAPALPATPLPPPKAKAGNPGGKVRVRRAAVPAGETWRLAPVAVPEGIVEESLGEGGAGNGIEGGVDYGAGEGVPANLLGAELFQLVGAPAAAPVLAVGDVKPPRLVRRIEPDYPKVAQEARIEGTVILEATTDIYGRVTAVRVLRSVQLLDAAAIDAVRQWVYEPLLVNGRPRPVTFTVTVRFVLKK, encoded by the coding sequence ATGTTCCAGGACGCGATGTTCGTTCCGGAGAGGAACTGGCGGTCCCGGGCGGCCGCGCTGCCGGCGGCGGCGCTCCTCCACGGGGTCGCGCTGGCGCTGCTCGTGGCCCTGCCTCTCATGAAAACGGTGAAGCCGCCGCAGATCGGCGTGGAAAACGTCATCGTGGCCCCGGCCCTGCCGGCGACCCCGCTGCCGCCGCCGAAGGCCAAAGCCGGGAATCCCGGCGGCAAGGTCAGGGTCCGGCGGGCGGCGGTTCCCGCCGGGGAGACCTGGCGGCTGGCCCCGGTCGCCGTCCCCGAAGGCATCGTCGAGGAGAGCCTGGGAGAGGGTGGCGCCGGGAACGGCATCGAGGGCGGCGTCGATTACGGCGCCGGCGAGGGCGTCCCGGCCAACCTGCTGGGCGCGGAGCTCTTCCAGCTGGTCGGCGCGCCCGCGGCGGCCCCGGTGCTGGCGGTCGGCGACGTCAAGCCGCCCAGGCTCGTCCGCAGGATCGAGCCCGACTATCCGAAAGTCGCCCAGGAAGCCCGGATCGAAGGGACCGTCATCCTCGAGGCCACGACCGACATCTACGGGCGCGTCACGGCCGTGCGCGTCCTGCGCTCCGTGCAGCTGCTCGACGCGGCGGCCATCGACGCGGTCCGGCAATGGGTCTACGAGCCGCTCCTGGTCAACGGCCGGCCCCGGCCGGTGACCTTCACCGTGACCGTGCGGTTCGTCCTCAAGAAGTGA
- a CDS encoding zf-HC2 domain-containing protein: MRHRKLQELIGALADGELRAADRPRVEKHLKKCPACRRDLEFLRQLSTRAGMSPPGPPEPGYWDSFPGRVRAGIVRAQAGAPASRTAEAKMFQDSFYRPMSQARERAFVLPISVVLHAAMLILLIVLPLLKTGALPTVEVYSAFLAPPPPPPPPPPPPAKRKASSSSARIKRVQSA, from the coding sequence ATGAGACACCGCAAACTCCAGGAACTCATCGGGGCCCTGGCCGACGGCGAGCTCCGTGCGGCCGACCGGCCCCGGGTGGAGAAGCATCTCAAGAAATGCCCGGCCTGCCGGCGGGACCTCGAGTTCCTCCGTCAGCTCTCGACCAGGGCCGGGATGTCTCCGCCGGGACCGCCGGAACCGGGCTACTGGGATTCCTTCCCCGGGCGCGTCCGGGCCGGGATCGTCCGCGCCCAAGCCGGAGCCCCCGCATCACGTACCGCGGAGGCCAAGATGTTCCAGGATTCCTTCTATCGGCCGATGAGCCAGGCCAGGGAGCGGGCCTTCGTGCTGCCGATCTCCGTCGTGCTGCACGCCGCGATGCTCATCCTGCTCATCGTCCTGCCCCTTCTCAAGACCGGGGCGCTGCCCACGGTCGAGGTCTACAGCGCGTTCCTGGCGCCGCCGCCGCCGCCCCCCCCGCCCCCGCCGCCGCCGGCCAAGCGGAAGGCCTCGTCGTCGAGCGCCCGGATCAAGCGCGTCCAGTCCGCGG
- the thiF gene encoding sulfur carrier protein ThiS adenylyltransferase ThiF, with protein MAVRTPLRNRLMARTVGIAGAGGLGSNAAAALARAGVGRLVIADFDVVQEPNLDRQFYFLDQVGKLKVEALAENLRRIDPSCRVEIHPVRLDPDSAERIFRDCDLVIEALDSAEAKAMLIGTLLTRHPEKPLVAASGLAGWGRTNDMEASRMGGLTVVGDQRTGISPEMPPMAPRVFIAAGMEANEALEILLGPMPEDRNK; from the coding sequence ATGGCGGTGCGAACGCCCCTGCGGAACCGTCTCATGGCCCGGACCGTCGGGATCGCGGGCGCGGGCGGCCTGGGATCCAACGCGGCCGCGGCTCTCGCCCGGGCCGGGGTCGGACGCCTGGTGATCGCTGACTTCGACGTCGTCCAGGAACCGAACCTGGACCGCCAGTTCTACTTCCTCGACCAGGTGGGGAAGCTCAAGGTCGAGGCCCTGGCGGAGAACCTCCGCCGTATCGACCCTTCCTGCCGAGTGGAGATCCATCCGGTCCGCCTCGACCCCGATTCCGCGGAACGCATCTTCCGGGACTGCGACCTGGTCATCGAGGCCCTCGATTCGGCCGAGGCCAAGGCCATGCTCATCGGCACTCTCCTGACGCGCCATCCGGAGAAGCCCCTGGTGGCGGCCAGCGGGCTGGCCGGCTGGGGGCGGACCAACGACATGGAGGCCAGCCGCATGGGCGGTCTCACCGTCGTCGGGGATCAGCGCACCGGGATCTCCCCGGAGATGCCGCCCATGGCCCCGCGGGTCTTTATCGCCGCCGGCATGGAGGCTAACGAAGCCCTGGAGATCCTGCTGGGGCCGATGCCGGAAGACCGGAATAAGTAA